The Vicia villosa cultivar HV-30 ecotype Madison, WI linkage group LG1, Vvil1.0, whole genome shotgun sequence genome includes a region encoding these proteins:
- the LOC131618842 gene encoding protein indeterminate-domain 12 — MFSPLMSNSTVSSARLNPTINSSQQPQKTKKKRNLPGNPDPEAEVIALSPKTLLATNRFVCEICNKGFQRDQNLQLHRRGHNLPWKLKQRNNKEVVKKRAYVCPEPSCVHHNPTRALGDLTGIKKHYSRKHGEKKWKCDKCSKIYAVHSDWKAHSKTCGTREYKCDCGTLFNRKDSFITHRAFCDALAEESARMSMSANQLSNTNTNSLAQSLFLFQNQQNHITWDPPQQNPNPSNLHHNIKPESQTFPHSFLHHTTTKTNIMSSSPFHVSTQQPSSNATTSPHLSATALLQTAANVGATAITGHHTSQLSMGEFTSVTHLDSVDHYINNLRGFRKNDEGLTRDFLGLTNTGRGHGGSVDVKDMLTFTGGVEYEQNMMFKSQQGFGFFGTTTTSVPESWGNC; from the exons ATGTTCTCTCCACTTATGTCCAATTCCACTGTCTCTTCTGCTAGATTAAATCCAACTATTAACTCCTCACAACAACCTCAGAAAACCAAGAAAAAAAGAAACCTCCCTGGTAACCCAG ATCCTGAAGCTGAAGTGATAGCTTTATCACCAAAGACACTACTAGCAACAAATAGGTTTGTATGTGAGATCTGCAACAAGGGTTTTCAGAGGGATCAAAACCTTCAACTACATAGGAGAGGACATAACCTACCATGGAAGTTGAAGCAAAGGAACAACAAAGAAGTGGTTAAAAAGAGAGCTTATGTTTGTCCAGAGCCTTCATGTGTTCATCATAACCCTACAAGAGCTCTTGGTGATCTTACAGGAATTAAGAAACATTACAGTAGAAAACATGGTGAGAAAAAGTGGAAATGTGATAAGTGCTCAAAGATCTATGCTGTTCATTCTGATTGGAAAGCTCACTCTAAAACCTGTGGTACTAGAGAATATAAATGTGATTGTGGTACCCTTTTTAACAG GAAGGACAGCTTCATAACACACAGAGCATTTTGTGATGCATTAGCTGAAGAAAGTGCAAGAATGTCAATGTCAGCAAACCAATTATCCAACACTAACACAAACTCATTAGCTCAATCTCTCTTCCTCTTCCAAAACCAGCAAAACCACATCACATGGGACCCACCTCAACAAAACCCTAACCCTAGCAACCTCCACCACAACATCAAGCCTGAATCTCAAACCTTCCCTCACTCATTTCTTCATCACACCACCACCAAGACCAACATCATGTCATCATCACCCTTCCATGTCAGCACACAACAACCTTCCTCAAATGCTACCACGTCGCCACACCTTTCAGCAACTGCACTTCTCCAGACAGCAGCAAACGTTGGTGCCACCGCCATCACAGGTCACCACACATCTCAACTCAGCATGGGCGAGTTTACATCGGTGACTCATCTAGACTCGGTTGATCACTACATTAACAACTTGAGAGGCTTCAGAAAGAATGACGAAGGTCTCACGAGGGACTTTCTCGGCCTTACTAACACCGGCAGAGGACACGGTGGCTCCGTTGACGTAAAGGATATGCTAACATTCACAGGAGGTGTAGAGTATGAACAAAACATGATGTTCAAGTCACAACAAGGTTTTGGTTTCTTTGGAACAACGACAACAAGTGTTCCCGAATCATGGGGGAATTGTTAG